Below is a window of Flavobacterium sp. CFS9 DNA.
TCTATTAAAGAACTTGGTGTAATTCAACCTATTACTGTTCGTAAATTAGATTTCAACAAATATCAGTTAATATCAGGAGAGCGTCGTTTACGCGCTTCTACTTTAGTAGGCTTAACGCATGTTCCTGCTTATATTCGTATTGCCAATGACAACGAATCATTGGTTATGGCCTTGGTTGAAAACATCCAGCGTCATGACTTAGACCCAATCGAGATCGCACTTTCCTACCAACGTCTAATTGACGAAATTCAACTGACACAGGAGCAAATGAGTGAGCGTGTTGGAAAAAAACGTTCTACAATTGCCAATTATTTACGTCTTTTAAAACTGGATCCGATCATTCAAACGGGTATTCGTGACGGTTTTATCAGTATGGGACACGGTAGAGCGATCATTAATATTGAAGACTTAGATATTCAGACTGATATCTACCAAAAAATAGTAAGTCAGAATCTATCGGTTCGTGAAACTGAAACTCTGGTAAAAAACTATCACGAAAGTTTGAAACCAAAAGCGGAAGGAAAACCTAAAGCAGAGTCTTCTTTTGTGGTTAGAGAAACACAAAAAAATACTTTCAACGATTATTTTGGTTCGAAAGTTGATATCAAAGTCGCTGGTTCGGGTAAAGGAAAAATCACCATTCCTTTTGATTCTGAAGCCGACTTTAACAGAATAATAAAATTAATAAACGGATAGTGAATAAAATTGTCCCCATAAGTCTATTGTTCTTTCTCATAGGAACCGTTTCTCTTTTTGCTCAGGTAAAAAAAGACACGGTTTTGGTTGTTAAAGACACTAGCAAATTGCAGGAAATCGATCCGCTTACACCTGCAAAAGCAGCATTCTACTCGGCAATTTTACCGGGTTTAGGTCAGGCATACAATAAAAAGTACTGGAAAATCCCTTTGGTCTACGGAGCGATTGGTACGAGTTTATACTTCTATCTTGACAATAATAAAAAATACCACAATTATCGTGACGCCTACAAACGAAGACTGGAAGGCTACAACGACGATAACTATAAATTCCTGGACGACAGCAGACTTATTGCCGGTCAGAAATTTTATCAGCGAAACAGAGATTTATCACTATTATTTGTCGTTGGTTTTTATGCCTTAAATATTATTGATGCCAATGTTGACGCTGCACTGATTCAGTTTAACGTAAACGAAAGATTATCATTACGTCCGGAAATTTATCCTGACGCTGTAACTTTCAGACCTAATGTTGGACTAACTTTTAACTACCACTTTTAAGTAACTCCGGTTACTTGAATTTTAAAAAAAATACACGAAATGAAAATTGCGCTTTTAGGATACGGAAAAATGGGTAAAGTAATCGAGCGAATTGCTTTGGAAAGAGGTCATGAAATTGTTTTGAAAAAAGACGAATTCAGTACTTACGACGGACTTTCAACAGCTGATGTTGCGATCGATTTCAGCGTCCCTACTGCTGCCGTTGACAATATTTCCAATTGCTTTCATGCTAATGTCCCTGTGGTTTCAGGAACTACAGGATGGCTAGAACACTATGACGAAATGATATCGCTTTGCAACGAAAAGAAAGGCGCTTTTATTTCGAGCTCTAACTTTAGTTTAGGGGTTAACATTTTCTTCGAACTGAACGAATACTTAGCCAAAATCATGTCTCAACTGGATTCGTACAAAGTTACAATGGAAGAAATTCACCATATACACAAACTGGATGCTCCAAGTGGTACGGCAATTTCCTTAGCCAAAGGAGTTATCGAAAACAGTCAATACACTAATTGGACTCTAGACGAAGCAAAAAATAACGAAATTCATATTGAAGCTAAAAGAATTGGCGAGGTACCGGGAACTCATACTGTAACTTACGATTCCCCTGTAGACAGCATCGAATTAAAACACACTGCGCACAACCGAGAAGGGTTTGCTCTTGGAGCGGTAATCGCGGCAGAGTGGCTTGCCGGAAAAACAGGAATCTATTCTATGAAAGACGTATTAAATTTAAAATAAACAGTTATAAAGGTTTAGGCCCTATTTCGAATTAAATCCTGAATCTAAAACTTTAAATAAAATATTATGACACTATATCTTTGGTTTGTATTTTTCTTAGCCGTTCAGGTTATTCATTTTATCGGAACCTGGAAATTATATCAGGCTGCCGGAAGAAAAAGCTGGGAAGCTGCAATTCCGGTATACAATTCAATCGTTTTAATGAAAATAATCAGCCGACCAACCTGGTGGACTTTGTTACTTTTCATTCCTATTATTAATCTGATTATGTTTCCGGTTGTATGGGTAGAAACTTTAAGAACGTTTGGCAAAAAAACAACTTTAGATACTCTTTTAGGTA
It encodes the following:
- a CDS encoding ParB/RepB/Spo0J family partition protein, which encodes MTKAIKKQALGRGLSALLKDPENDITSVEDKNADKVVGNIIELEISAIEINPFQPRSNFNEESLRELATSIKELGVIQPITVRKLDFNKYQLISGERRLRASTLVGLTHVPAYIRIANDNESLVMALVENIQRHDLDPIEIALSYQRLIDEIQLTQEQMSERVGKKRSTIANYLRLLKLDPIIQTGIRDGFISMGHGRAIINIEDLDIQTDIYQKIVSQNLSVRETETLVKNYHESLKPKAEGKPKAESSFVVRETQKNTFNDYFGSKVDIKVAGSGKGKITIPFDSEADFNRIIKLING
- a CDS encoding DUF5683 domain-containing protein → MNKIVPISLLFFLIGTVSLFAQVKKDTVLVVKDTSKLQEIDPLTPAKAAFYSAILPGLGQAYNKKYWKIPLVYGAIGTSLYFYLDNNKKYHNYRDAYKRRLEGYNDDNYKFLDDSRLIAGQKFYQRNRDLSLLFVVGFYALNIIDANVDAALIQFNVNERLSLRPEIYPDAVTFRPNVGLTFNYHF
- the dapB gene encoding 4-hydroxy-tetrahydrodipicolinate reductase; this encodes MKIALLGYGKMGKVIERIALERGHEIVLKKDEFSTYDGLSTADVAIDFSVPTAAVDNISNCFHANVPVVSGTTGWLEHYDEMISLCNEKKGAFISSSNFSLGVNIFFELNEYLAKIMSQLDSYKVTMEEIHHIHKLDAPSGTAISLAKGVIENSQYTNWTLDEAKNNEIHIEAKRIGEVPGTHTVTYDSPVDSIELKHTAHNREGFALGAVIAAEWLAGKTGIYSMKDVLNLK